ATCATGGGGCCATCTGGAAGTGGAAAGACTACATTGATTAATATCCTATCTATCAATTTAAAGCCTTCTGCAGGAGAATTGATTATTGGTGGTAGAAATTGTATAGAACTTAATTCCCTAGCATTATCTAACCTAAAGAAAGATAAGTTATCTTTTATATTTCAAGATTTTAAGCTAATTAACACATTAACAGTAAAGGAAAATTTAATATTTCCTAAGATATTAAGAGGAGAAAAGAGTCTTGAAATAAATGAATGTGATATGAGGAGCATAAGAAAACTAGGCATAGAAAATATTCTTCATAAATATATAGATGAAATATCAGGAGGACAGGTACAGAAAGTTGCTATAGCAAGAGCTATTATTAGTAATTCTGATATAGTTTTTGCAGATGAACCTACTAGTAAATTAGATTCTATGTCTATGAAAAGAGTTATAGAAGTGTTTAAAAGTATAAATAGACAGGAGGGAAGAACTATATTTATGGTAACTCATGATCCTTTAGCGGCAAGCTACTCAGATAGAGTACTATTTTTAAGGGATGGAGAAATTTATAATGAAATATATAAGGGAAAAGACCATAAAGAATTTTATGAAAGTATTTTAGATGTTATTTCTTTCCTCGGAGGAAATTTATATGAATTTTAATTATACTATGGTTAAAAAGACTTTAAGGACCTTAAAAACCTATTATATATATTTAATTAGTGAAATATTTTCTATTGCTACATTCTTTATATTTTTCTCTATAGAGAATCATCCTTCTCTTAAAGAAGCTCCTTATGAACAAATTGCTGGAAGAATAGCTACATACAGAATACTTTTATATATTTTTAGTATTATATTTATTATTTCGTCCTTTATTGTGTTTATATATTGGCGGAGAAAAGAATTTAATATTATTAAGGTTTTAGGCTTTAGTAAGAAGGAATTAACTAAAATGATTTTTATAGAAAGCCTGATAATGAGTATTATAAGTATGGTTCTTGGAATAATTTTAGGCATAGCATTATTAAAGTTTTTCCTTATCATTTTAGATGGTATTATAAAAACTAATAATTTGAATTTTTATATATCTATATATAACGTTTATTACACTATAATAATGTATAGTTATGTATTCGTGTTATTACCTGTTATTTGTTATAAATTAATCGATAAATTTAAAAAGAAAATCTTACTTTATAAGAACAGGAAACAAAAAAATTTTTCTATACTTTTAATAATTTCATCTATAGGATTTTTCTTATTTATTCTAGAAGTATATTTACTTATAAATATATTTAATGGAAATATGAGATTTTCAGGAGTAATAATTTTATTACTAGTTTGTTTCTCATTAAGAAATTATATTTTCTTTATGTATGTAATAGAACTTACACTTAAGGTCTTAAGTAGCATTAAAAGTATGTACTATAAAAAAGTAAATATTATTGTAATGTCTAGTTTAAAGTCTAAACTTAGAGAAAATACCTTGCTTTTAATGTTTACTACTATGTTCTTATCTATATCTTTCATAATTATGTCGAACTTTTATATTATGAATTTTATATCTAAAAAGTCAGTAGATGTGGAATTTCCATTTACTATAAATTATACAACTAGCAGAAATGAGGTAAATGAGAAATTTATAGACGATATACTAAATAAAAATAGTATAAAGTACTCTAAGGCTGAAGTTAATATTTTTGAAGTTAAAGACTATAACATAATTTCAGTAGAAGATTATAATAATGTGGCATCTATACTTAACTTTCCTAGAATATCTTTAAAAGAGAACGAGGCAGTTCTTTTACCACAGTTTCCGAGGACTTCTAAAGAAGAAAATGCTATGTTAAACAAAGAAATAACTGTAGATAAAGATAGGAAAGTTACAATAATAAGAATTTCTAATGAAAGAATATTTTTTCAAGGATTATATCATAATAATATTGTAATGAATAAGAGCTTAATAAGTGAACTTAATATTAAAGAAAAAGAAACTTTTATAGGATATGAAATAGAAAAGTGGGAGAATTTATATAGAATTGACAGGAAAATAAGAGATGAATATAAAAGTATAAAAAAAACTTTGGGCGAGAGTGTATTTTTAATGTCTAAAATAGAATATTATAGAGAACATAGAGAGGAATCTAATTTAACTTTATATTTAACAATATTTATAAGCTTAATTTTATATTTTGGAGCTATGAGCTTTATACATTTTAAATTTTATTTAGATCTTGAAGATAATAAAGAGAATTATAAGACCATGTTAAGTCTGGGTATGAGTAGTAGAGAAATTAAGTCCATAGTTACAAGAGAAATGTATGTGATATTTTTTCTTCCTTTTATAGTGGCTTCGCTAAATACATTAATAATATTAATATTGACAGAGAATATTTCTTATATATCTATAATTAAAGAATGTGCAATTATATTAGTAGTTTTTTTCATCATAAGTGCTCTATTTTTCTTAGTTTGGAGAATGAAAAATATAGATCTTATATTCTTTGAAAGTGATTAAAAATAAATATTATAAGATAATAATTATTTATTAATAATTATTATTGACAATGCTAATATTATCCTCTATAATATTAAACATAAGATGAGTAAAATATTTGAATTTAGGCAAACTATTTATGGTTAGTAAAGTAGTAGTTATGAATGGAAGGTTAATGTAGTGCGTTAAAACAAAATCATTTTAATCAAAGGAGAGGATTTGAATGGAAAAGAAAAATTTAGAGAGAGAATTAAATGTTTATTTAGCTAATTTAAATGTGTTATATACTAAGTTACATAATTATCACTGGAATGTATCAGGATTAGGATTTTTCGAACTTCACACTCAATATGAAAATTTCTATAACCAAACATCATTAGATTTAGACCAGGTTGCCGAAGTTTTATTATCACTTGGATATACTCCAATGGCTTCAATGAAGGAATATTTAAGTGTTGCAACAATAAAAGAAAGAGAAGCAAAGAAAATATCAACTAAAGACTCTGTAAAAGAAGTTTCAGAGGATTTTAAAGTTATGTTGAAATCTTCTAAGGAAATTTTAGAATTAGCAGAAGAAGAAAAAGTTCAAGCAGTAATTGATATGGCAGCTGCATTTATAGGTAATTATGAAAAAACATTATGGATGTTAAGAGCTTACCTAGATTAATTAATATGTTTCTAAATATATTTTATATAGGTAAATGAAAATAGGTATCCTAAAGTGGATACCTATTTTCATTTGCATATTTTATTTAGATACTTGTATCTCTATTAAAAGTATTTTGTATAAAGCATTATAACCTATGTTTGGTATTATTAATATACATGTGGGTTATACCTCTACACTAGATTCGCTTGTAGTTTCATTTTCATCAGCATTTTCAAAAGACCTATTATATTTTTTTGTAAATGCTACTAAAATGATGATAGCTGCTGTAGCATATAAGACAGAGGTTATATAATAAGCGTAAGAATAACCACCTTCAAGTTTAAATAAAAATGTCTTCGCAAATATACCTGATAGGATAGAACATACACCTGTAGTTACAAATATTATAGAGTTATAAGCTGGTCTATAATCTTTTTCTACAAATTCCATTGGAAGTGAGTTACTTACAGGATAAGCAGCATTCATAAATCCTGATCTTAAGAAGAAAGACATAGTAACAACTGGAGTCATTAGTGGGCCAAATGCCTTACCATTGCATATAAGTAGCATAAATGGAACAGAGGCTAAAGAAAAATATCCAAGGGTTTTAACTTGTCCTATTTTTTTAACTACCCATGGAGAAACTATCATAAATATAACCATTGCACCATATTGTAATGTTGAAATAGTTGATACTGTGGATCGATCTATACCAAGTTTACCTAAGAAAATAGATATATAAGGCATAATTAAAGATGAACCTAATCTTATAAATATAGTATATACGAGGAATAAAATAACGTATTTATTTGCAAATACTTTTATATCAAATTTAGTTTTTTCTTCAGTTTTTTCAACAGTTCTATAGTCTGAAACTTCTTGTTTTATGAATAAAATAGGTAGGAAACATAATACACCTAGAGCCACACACATAAGTAATAAATCTTTATGAGCAAGTAGGTATGCGCTTTTTTGAACGGCTGTAAATTCCGCTATTTTTGTTGTTAATGCTTTTGCCTCATTAAAACTTTTTCCAATTCTGTTTCCAAATCTCCACACTATAACAAGTCCACCAAGTTTAGTGCTTAAAACCATTCCTAGAACATTTAAGTATAAAGCCCTTGAGAAAAACTTTTGTCTGTTTTTACTTGTAGTATAAGCAGTTAAATAAGGTGGTAATGTAGCTTCGAATAAAGAAATCGCAAGCAAGACACCTAATACTGCAACTGTGACTAAAACTTCGTTATTAGAAATGTTAGTAAGTAGAAATGAACCAATGGCTACAATGGCTGAGAAACCTAAAACTATCTTATATCCTAGCTTTGGTACTAGTAATAAAATAATTGCAGCAATAAATGTTCCAAGGCCAAGATAAATTGAGAAGCCAGCAGCAACTGATGCAGAGATTTCTTGTGCATAAGTAGTCATAGCATCATAAGCTATTCCACTTAATGCTCCCGTAAAGAAGAATGTGATTATAAAGAGCCAACTGTTTCTGGTAAGTCTCCTTATATTTTGTTCATTTGACATAGAATCACCCCATATTCATTTTAGTATTCTAATAACTGTTATATACCTATATAATATTACCCTAATTTAAACATCATAACTAAAAAGTGAACAGTTTAGAGATTTATTGAATAAGAACCATTGTATAGCTATAAGGATAATATTTACCATAAAAATTATACAGTAAAAGCTAACCAGTATCAAGAAAAAATTATCATAATTTGTAATAAATTATATTTATTTATATAGACGTTTAAATTTAGAGAAAAAATATATAACCTACTGCTATGTATAACAGTAGGTTATATAAGAATTTGTATTTTTTATTTTAGAAAGCTGGAATAATACTTCCTTTATATTTGTCCTCTAAGAATTTTTTAACTTCTGGTGAATTTAGTGCTTTTGATAAGGCTTTAATTTTAGGATTTTCTTTATCCTCTTTTCTTACGGCTAGTATATTAGCAAAAGGAGAATCTTTTCCTTCTATAAAAAGAGCATCTTTTGCTGGAGTCAATCCTGCCTCTAGGGCATAATTTGTATTTATAATTGCAATATCAACATCTTCTAAAGAACGAGGAAGCTGAGGTGCTTCTAATTCTTTTATTTCATAGTTACCTTTATTTTCTTCAATATCCTTTACAGTTGGATTATCTACGTTTTTTAATTTAATAAGACCAGACTTTTCTAGAAGTTTTAAAGATCTTCCACCATTAGTTGGATCATTAGGTATAGCAATTGAAGATTTTTCTTTTAGTTCTTTTAAATTTTTTATATTTTTAGAATATATACCAAGGGGTTCAAGATGAACTTTTACTGTGTAATCAATATCATATCCCTTTTCTTTAACTGAGTCGTTTAGAAATGGAATGTGTTGAAAAAAGTTTGCATCTATAGATTTTTCATTTAGTGCTCTATTAGGAATTACGTAGTCTGTAAACTCTACTATTTTTAATTTATAACCTTCCTTCTCTAGCACAGGAGCTGCTGCTTCTAGTATTTCTTTATGTGGAACTGGACTTGCTCCAACCTTAATTTCCTTATTATTTTTTGATACACTAGAACTTCCACAAGCAGCTAGTGTAAATATTAAAGTTATTGACAAAATAAAGCTTAGTATCTTTTTCATTTTAATCTCTCCTTAGGTTTTTAGTTATTATATTTTTGATATGGTTTAAACAGTTTGTCTTTTGGATAAAGTATCACCAATAAACTGAATAAGTTGTACTAAGATAATTAATATTATTATGGTTACAATCATCACATCTGTTTTAAATCTATGGTAGCCATATCGTATGGCTAAATCTCCAAGTCCCTTTGCGCCTATAGCACCTGCCATGGCTGAATATCCAACAAGGTTTATAACAGTCAGGGTAATTCCTCTTATGATAGAAGGTAGAGATTCTTTTAGGAGTACACTAAAAATGATTTGAAAATTATTACACCCAAAAGATTGAGCCGCCTCTATTAATCCTTTAGGAACCTCTTTTAAAGAAGAATAGATTACTCTTGTTGCAAAGGGGAATGCCCCTATGGTTAGAGGAATAATGGCTGCAGAGGTACCTATACTTGTCCCTATTATAAATTTAGTAAGAGGTATAATTGCAATCATTAAAATTATAAAAGGGAAAGAACGAAGTATATTTACTACAAAATCTAAAGTTTTATAGATAAAGGAGTTTTCTTTGATTCCATTTTTTTCTGTTAAAAATAGAGTTATTGCAGCAATGAATCCTAAAATTATTGAAAATAAGCTAGAGAAAAAAACCATATATACAGTTTCCCATAGTGCTAATAGATACTCATTTATCATTCTAAATCACCTCACATAAAATAGATTTTTCATTTAAATAGTTTAAAATCTCTTTTTTATTTTTTTCATTTGTGTTTATAATTAGGTTTCCTAAAATATCATTTCTAAATTGTTCTAATTTACCAAATACTATAGAGAAGTCTATATTCAGATCCCTTGCCATGCTGCTTATAATACTGTTGCTACTTACATTATTACTAAAATATAGTTTTATATTTATACCAGTGGTAGGTAGTATACTTAAGTCCTCATCTAAGAATTCTTTTAATACAGGATTTGGGTAGAGGAATAAATCCTGTACATTGCTATGAGATATTAGATTACCACTATTTAAAAGAGCTACCTTGGTGCAAAGCTCTTTTACAACTTCCATTTCATGAGTTACAAGTACTATAGTTATATTTAGTTTTTCATTTATTTCTTTTAAAAGTCTCAATATAGATTTTGTAGTTTTTGGATCTAAAGCAGAAGTTGCCTCGTCACATAGAAGAATCTTTGGCTCTAGAGCTAGAGCTCTTGCAATGGCAACTCTTTGTTTTTCACCACCACTTAAGGAACTTATATTACTGTATAGTTTATCTTCAAGGTGAACAAGCTTTATTAAACTTTTAACTTTTTCATCTATAGCTTTTTTGTTATAGCCCCATGTTTCTATGGGAAAGGCTATATTTTTATATACATTTCTAGAATTTAAAAGATTAAATCCTTGAAATATCATGCCCATATTACGTCTAAGAGTTCTTAAATTATTTAAGTTTAGGGATTTTACTTCATTCTCGTCTATTTTTATAGAGCCATTTTCATAAGTTTCAAGTCCATTAAGACATCTTAGTAGAGTAGATTTACCAGCACCACTATGGCCTACAATACCTAGTATTTCTCCTTCTTCTACATCAAAAGATATATTTTTAAGAACTACTTTATTATTAAAGTTTTTGTTCAAATCTTTAATTTCTATTATTTTGTTTTTAATATTCATATTGTCACTCCTTCATATTAGTTTTAAAAAAATTAAAAAGCCTGAGAACAATCTCAGGCTTTACCTAAATTGTCCCATCTATCAGCTTAACGCTGCAGGAATTAGCACCGTATACAAATAATTGTATTGGTTGCTGGGCTTCATAGGGCCAGTCCCTCCACCTCTCTTGATAAGAAATACATATTAATTTTTGTAATAAATAATAATTATTTCTGTAAAATAAAAAATAGCCTTAAGGATTTCCTTAGGCTATGATAACCGAATTTAATCCTCATCTACCAGCATAATGCTGCAGGAATTAGCACCTGGTATAGAATATACTATACTGGTTGCCGGGTTTCATAGGGCCTGTCCCTCCACCACTCTTGATAAGTAATATTGAATTGTAAAAAAGTTTAACATATTAAAATGTAATTGTCAATACAAGAATATAAAAAAGTTATAAACTTTTAAACTAAGTATAAAATAGAACTTTTAAATAAACCTGTAGTAATTATTTATTAAGCTATGTAATAGCTATTTTAAATTAATTGACTGTAAAATTATGACATGATAATATGTTAACATGATAGAGGGCTTAATATATAAATTATAGTTCTCACATGAATTTTGATTATAAAAAAACCTATATTATTATTTTAAATATTTAATATAAAAATTATGCGAAATTTAGTATGTTTTACTATGCCATAAAATCTATTGAATTATAAATATAAGTTAAGTAATAATATATAAATAAGATTATATATTGTTGTTAATTTGGTGTTTAATATAATTAATGTCCATAAGTTTATGATGAAAATAAAAGTATATATAGATATTAATTTTATTTGGAGGAGAGTAAATGGAATTAAATGAACAAGAGATAAGGGCTGCAAGAAAGAACGAGCATATATCAAACTTTTTAAAAATGGAGAAGCATTCTAAAGATTACTTTAAGGATATAAATCTTTTTCATAATGCTCTTCCGGATATTAATTTTGAAGAGATAGATACCTCTTATGAGTTTTTAAACAAAAAAATATCATTACCTTTTATGATTAATGCAATTACCGGAGGAACAGAAGATACTAAAGTTATAAATAAGAATCTTGCAACACTGGCTAGAAAGTTTAATATACCCATGGCAGTGGGGTCTCAAACTGTAGCTTTGAAGGATAAGAGGAGCAGGGATTCTTTTACTATAGTTAGAGATATTATAGGTGATGGTGTAGTTATTTCTAATTTAAGTGCTACATCGCCATATGAAAATGTACTTAAAGTTATAGAAATGGTAGATGCAGATGCTGTTCAACTTCATTTAAATGTAGCACAGGAAATTTGCATGCCAGAGGGAGATAGGGAATTCAAAGGAATTCTTAAGAATATTGAAAATATAATAAAAAATATAAGTAAACCTGTAATTGTCAAAGAAGTTGGATTTGGAATAAGCTATGAAGCTGCAAAGAAATTATCAGAAATAGGTGTTAAGTACATAGATGTAGGAGGCAAAGGGGGAACTAATTTCATAGAGATAGAGAATATGAGAAATCTTGTTTTTGACTATTCAGAGTTTTTCTCTTGGGGAATACCAACTCCACAATCTTTAGTACTATGTAAGAAAGCAGATTATAATTTTAAATTAATTGCAAGTGGTGGAATAAGTAAGGCAGAGCATATTGTCAAATCATTAATTTTAGGGGCAGAAATTGCAGGTGTTAGTGGGAAGATATTAAGAACATTAAAATTGAAAGGCATCTATGAAGCTGAAAAAGAAATAGAGGGATTGGCTCATAAGATTAGGGTTCTGATGCTCTTGTTGGGTTGTAAAAATATAGAACAATTAAAAAATCTTAATTATATTTATGAATATGAAAAAGAACTGAATCATTATATAAAATAGGTTTATTAAATAGATTTATATAAAAAGAATGAAATAGGGTTCATATTTCAAAATTTTAATTTAATACCTCTATAATGGTTACCCACGATAAAGCTTTAACTAAGTATGCTACTAAAGTTACCAGTTTAAAGGATGGTTTAATTGAAGAAGAATATAGAGTGTCGGAATCAGAAGATAATGAAAATGATATGGAAAATAATCATAAATATAGTGATAAACCTAGATTAGGTATCATGGCTACATTTAAAATAGCATTTAATAATTTTAAGAATAGGAAGTTTCGTAATATTTTAATATCCTTAGGAACCTCTGTTGGTATTATGGGAATTATATTAGGACTTGCTTTTGGTACTGGTGTTCAAGATAGAGTGAAGGGGTTATTTGATAGTGTTTTAAGTCCAGAATCTTTTGTTGTAACTATGAAAAATAAAAGTGATGGAAAGGGTATAAATTATACAAGTTATAGAGAGAACAAGAGAGATTGGAGTTATGAGAGCTATAGGATATAAAAAGTCTTATATAAGAAAGATATTTTTATATGAATCAGTTATTATAATTTTACTTGCTAATTTATTTGCAATTATAATTTCTTTTTTAATATCTGGTGGATTAAATGTAGCTTTAAAAGGTAGCACAGGTTTTGAAGAGGTTATAAAAATAAATTTAAAAACTTTATCACTAGCTGCAATAGTAACTTTATTTACTGGATTTATATCTGCCCTATATCCTGCATATAGAGTTACTAAATTAGACTCTGTAAAATCATTACATTATGAGTAGGTCTTTATTATCTATTTAT
The nucleotide sequence above comes from Hathewaya histolytica. Encoded proteins:
- a CDS encoding ABC transporter ATP-binding protein, which encodes MSLIELRNIYKIYGSRKGHIALKDINISIDEGEFISIMGPSGSGKTTLINILSINLKPSAGELIIGGRNCIELNSLALSNLKKDKLSFIFQDFKLINTLTVKENLIFPKILRGEKSLEINECDMRSIRKLGIENILHKYIDEISGGQVQKVAIARAIISNSDIVFADEPTSKLDSMSMKRVIEVFKSINRQEGRTIFMVTHDPLAASYSDRVLFLRDGEIYNEIYKGKDHKEFYESILDVISFLGGNLYEF
- a CDS encoding FtsX-like permease family protein; this translates as MNFNYTMVKKTLRTLKTYYIYLISEIFSIATFFIFFSIENHPSLKEAPYEQIAGRIATYRILLYIFSIIFIISSFIVFIYWRRKEFNIIKVLGFSKKELTKMIFIESLIMSIISMVLGIILGIALLKFFLIILDGIIKTNNLNFYISIYNVYYTIIMYSYVFVLLPVICYKLIDKFKKKILLYKNRKQKNFSILLIISSIGFFLFILEVYLLINIFNGNMRFSGVIILLLVCFSLRNYIFFMYVIELTLKVLSSIKSMYYKKVNIIVMSSLKSKLRENTLLLMFTTMFLSISFIIMSNFYIMNFISKKSVDVEFPFTINYTTSRNEVNEKFIDDILNKNSIKYSKAEVNIFEVKDYNIISVEDYNNVASILNFPRISLKENEAVLLPQFPRTSKEENAMLNKEITVDKDRKVTIIRISNERIFFQGLYHNNIVMNKSLISELNIKEKETFIGYEIEKWENLYRIDRKIRDEYKSIKKTLGESVFLMSKIEYYREHREESNLTLYLTIFISLILYFGAMSFIHFKFYLDLEDNKENYKTMLSLGMSSREIKSIVTREMYVIFFLPFIVASLNTLIILILTENISYISIIKECAIILVVFFIISALFFLVWRMKNIDLIFFESD
- a CDS encoding Dps family protein; translated protein: MEKKNLERELNVYLANLNVLYTKLHNYHWNVSGLGFFELHTQYENFYNQTSLDLDQVAEVLLSLGYTPMASMKEYLSVATIKEREAKKISTKDSVKEVSEDFKVMLKSSKEILELAEEEKVQAVIDMAAAFIGNYEKTLWMLRAYLD
- a CDS encoding MFS transporter, which gives rise to MSNEQNIRRLTRNSWLFIITFFFTGALSGIAYDAMTTYAQEISASVAAGFSIYLGLGTFIAAIILLLVPKLGYKIVLGFSAIVAIGSFLLTNISNNEVLVTVAVLGVLLAISLFEATLPPYLTAYTTSKNRQKFFSRALYLNVLGMVLSTKLGGLVIVWRFGNRIGKSFNEAKALTTKIAEFTAVQKSAYLLAHKDLLLMCVALGVLCFLPILFIKQEVSDYRTVEKTEEKTKFDIKVFANKYVILFLVYTIFIRLGSSLIMPYISIFLGKLGIDRSTVSTISTLQYGAMVIFMIVSPWVVKKIGQVKTLGYFSLASVPFMLLICNGKAFGPLMTPVVTMSFFLRSGFMNAAYPVSNSLPMEFVEKDYRPAYNSIIFVTTGVCSILSGIFAKTFLFKLEGGYSYAYYITSVLYATAAIIILVAFTKKYNRSFENADENETTSESSVEV
- a CDS encoding MetQ/NlpA family ABC transporter substrate-binding protein — translated: MKKILSFILSITLIFTLAACGSSSVSKNNKEIKVGASPVPHKEILEAAAPVLEKEGYKLKIVEFTDYVIPNRALNEKSIDANFFQHIPFLNDSVKEKGYDIDYTVKVHLEPLGIYSKNIKNLKELKEKSSIAIPNDPTNGGRSLKLLEKSGLIKLKNVDNPTVKDIEENKGNYEIKELEAPQLPRSLEDVDIAIINTNYALEAGLTPAKDALFIEGKDSPFANILAVRKEDKENPKIKALSKALNSPEVKKFLEDKYKGSIIPAF
- a CDS encoding methionine ABC transporter permease, with the translated sequence MINEYLLALWETVYMVFFSSLFSIILGFIAAITLFLTEKNGIKENSFIYKTLDFVVNILRSFPFIILMIAIIPLTKFIIGTSIGTSAAIIPLTIGAFPFATRVIYSSLKEVPKGLIEAAQSFGCNNFQIIFSVLLKESLPSIIRGITLTVINLVGYSAMAGAIGAKGLGDLAIRYGYHRFKTDVMIVTIIILIILVQLIQFIGDTLSKRQTV
- a CDS encoding methionine ABC transporter ATP-binding protein; its protein translation is MIEIKDLNKNFNNKVVLKNISFDVEEGEILGIVGHSGAGKSTLLRCLNGLETYENGSIKIDENEVKSLNLNNLRTLRRNMGMIFQGFNLLNSRNVYKNIAFPIETWGYNKKAIDEKVKSLIKLVHLEDKLYSNISSLSGGEKQRVAIARALALEPKILLCDEATSALDPKTTKSILRLLKEINEKLNITIVLVTHEMEVVKELCTKVALLNSGNLISHSNVQDLFLYPNPVLKEFLDEDLSILPTTGINIKLYFSNNVSSNSIISSMARDLNIDFSIVFGKLEQFRNDILGNLIINTNEKNKKEILNYLNEKSILCEVI
- the fni gene encoding type 2 isopentenyl-diphosphate Delta-isomerase — protein: MELNEQEIRAARKNEHISNFLKMEKHSKDYFKDINLFHNALPDINFEEIDTSYEFLNKKISLPFMINAITGGTEDTKVINKNLATLARKFNIPMAVGSQTVALKDKRSRDSFTIVRDIIGDGVVISNLSATSPYENVLKVIEMVDADAVQLHLNVAQEICMPEGDREFKGILKNIENIIKNISKPVIVKEVGFGISYEAAKKLSEIGVKYIDVGGKGGTNFIEIENMRNLVFDYSEFFSWGIPTPQSLVLCKKADYNFKLIASGGISKAEHIVKSLILGAEIAGVSGKILRTLKLKGIYEAEKEIEGLAHKIRVLMLLLGCKNIEQLKNLNYIYEYEKELNHYIK
- a CDS encoding ABC transporter permease; translated protein: MVTHDKALTKYATKVTSLKDGLIEEEYRVSESEDNENDMENNHKYSDKPRLGIMATFKIAFNNFKNRKFRNILISLGTSVGIMGIILGLAFGTGVQDRVKGLFDSVLSPESFVVTMKNKSDGKGINYTSYRENKRDWSYESYRI
- a CDS encoding FtsX-like permease family protein, yielding MRAIGYKKSYIRKIFLYESVIIILLANLFAIIISFLISGGLNVALKGSTGFEEVIKINLKTLSLAAIVTLFTGFISALYPAYRVTKLDSVKSLHYE